The following are from one region of the Chromobacterium phragmitis genome:
- the rplK gene encoding 50S ribosomal protein L11 yields MAKKIVGYIKLQVAAGKANPSPPIGPALGQRGLNIMEFCKAFNAQTQGMEPGMPIPVVITAYADKSFTFTMKTPPATFLLKKAAGIKSGSAKAHVDKVGKVTRAQLEEIAKTKQADLTAADLDAAVRTIAGSARSMGLEVEGV; encoded by the coding sequence GTGGCAAAGAAAATTGTCGGCTACATCAAGCTGCAAGTCGCCGCTGGCAAAGCCAACCCGTCGCCCCCGATCGGTCCGGCTCTGGGTCAGCGCGGTCTGAACATTATGGAATTCTGCAAGGCGTTCAATGCTCAAACCCAGGGCATGGAACCCGGCATGCCGATTCCGGTTGTGATCACCGCTTACGCGGACAAGTCCTTCACCTTCACCATGAAGACGCCGCCGGCGACCTTCCTGCTGAAGAAGGCTGCCGGCATCAAGTCCGGTTCCGCCAAGGCTCACGTGGACAAGGTTGGCAAGGTAACCCGCGCTCAGCTGGAAGAAATCGCCAAGACCAAGCAAGCGGATTTGACCGCTGCTGATCTGGACGCCGCTGTTCGCACCATCGCCGGCTCTGCCCGTTCGATGGGTCTGGAAGTGGAGGGCGTGTAA
- the rsmD gene encoding 16S rRNA (guanine(966)-N(2))-methyltransferase RsmD, with translation MSQTRNKVRIIGGDFRRRLLPFPEAEGLRPTPDRVRETLFNWLGQDLYGKNCLDLFAGSGALGFEAASRSARRVVMVEKSRKAYESLQDNRRQLQADAIDVVAGDALLYLKNSRETFDVIFLDPPYDSDLLEQALPLALARLSEEGVLYMEARQWPEALPDGAETLRRGKAGTVQYGLLGRSAG, from the coding sequence ATGAGTCAGACACGTAACAAGGTCAGAATCATCGGCGGCGATTTCCGCCGTCGTCTATTGCCCTTTCCGGAGGCCGAAGGCCTGCGTCCGACGCCGGACCGGGTGCGCGAAACGCTGTTCAACTGGCTGGGCCAGGATTTGTACGGCAAAAACTGCCTGGACCTGTTCGCGGGTAGCGGCGCGCTCGGCTTCGAGGCGGCATCCCGTTCGGCGCGCCGGGTGGTGATGGTGGAGAAGTCGCGCAAGGCTTACGAGTCGCTGCAGGATAATCGCCGCCAACTGCAAGCCGACGCGATCGACGTGGTCGCGGGCGATGCGCTGTTGTACCTGAAGAACAGCCGCGAAACCTTTGATGTCATCTTCCTGGACCCGCCGTACGATTCCGACTTGCTGGAGCAGGCGCTGCCGCTGGCGCTGGCGCGTCTATCGGAAGAGGGCGTGCTGTATATGGAGGCCAGGCAGTGGCCGGAGGCCTTGCCCGACGGCGCGGAGACGTTGCGGCGCGGCAAGGCTGGCACCGTCCAGTATGGCTTGCTGGGGCGGAGCGCCGGCTAG
- the tuf gene encoding elongation factor Tu, protein MAKEKFERTKPHVNVGTIGHVDHGKTTLTAAITTILSKKFGGEAKDYSQIDSAPEEKARGITINTAHVEYETESRHYAHVDCPGHADYVKNMITGAAQMDGAILVCSAADGPMPQTREHILLSRQVGVPYIIVYLNKADLVDDAELLELVEMEVRDLLSSYDFPGDDTPIVTGSARLALEGDQSEMGEPSIFRLADALDSYIPTPERAIDKPFLLPIEDVFSISGRGTVVTGRVERGIVKVGEELEIVGLKDTVKTTCTGVEMFRKLLDQGQAGDNVGVLLRGTKREDVERGQVLAKPGSITPHTDFSASVYVLSKDEGGRHTPFFANYRPQFYFRTTDVTGAITLAEGVEMVMPGDNVEITVALIAPIAMEEGLRFAIREGGRTVGAGVVAKIIK, encoded by the coding sequence ATGGCTAAGGAAAAGTTCGAGCGGACCAAACCGCACGTAAACGTCGGCACCATCGGTCACGTGGACCATGGTAAAACCACTCTGACCGCTGCTATCACCACCATTCTGTCCAAGAAGTTCGGTGGCGAAGCCAAGGACTACTCCCAGATCGACAGCGCGCCGGAAGAAAAGGCTCGCGGTATCACCATCAATACCGCGCACGTTGAATACGAAACCGAATCCCGCCACTACGCCCACGTAGACTGCCCGGGCCACGCTGACTATGTGAAGAACATGATCACCGGCGCGGCTCAGATGGACGGCGCGATCCTGGTTTGCTCGGCCGCTGACGGCCCGATGCCGCAAACCCGCGAACACATCCTGCTGTCCCGCCAGGTTGGCGTGCCGTACATCATCGTCTACCTGAACAAGGCTGACCTGGTTGACGACGCCGAGCTGCTGGAACTGGTGGAAATGGAAGTGCGCGATCTGCTGTCTTCCTACGACTTCCCGGGCGACGACACTCCGATCGTGACCGGCTCTGCTCGTCTGGCGCTGGAAGGCGACCAGTCCGAAATGGGCGAACCGTCCATCTTCCGTCTGGCCGACGCTCTGGACTCCTACATCCCGACTCCGGAACGCGCCATCGACAAGCCGTTCCTGCTGCCGATCGAAGACGTGTTCTCGATCTCCGGCCGCGGCACCGTGGTGACCGGTCGCGTTGAGCGCGGCATCGTCAAGGTCGGCGAAGAGCTGGAAATCGTGGGTCTGAAAGACACCGTGAAGACCACCTGCACCGGCGTGGAAATGTTCCGCAAGCTGCTGGACCAAGGTCAGGCTGGCGACAACGTTGGCGTGCTGCTGCGCGGCACCAAGCGTGAAGACGTGGAGCGCGGCCAGGTTCTGGCCAAGCCGGGTTCGATCACCCCGCACACTGATTTCTCTGCTTCGGTTTACGTGCTATCCAAGGATGAAGGTGGTCGTCACACTCCGTTCTTCGCGAACTACCGTCCGCAGTTCTACTTCCGCACCACCGACGTGACCGGCGCGATCACGCTGGCTGAAGGTGTGGAAATGGTAATGCCGGGCGATAACGTGGAAATCACCGTTGCCCTGATCGCTCCGATCGCCATGGAAGAAGGTCTGCGCTTCGCTATCCGCGAAGGTGGCCGTACCGTTGGTGCCGGCGTGGTTGCTAAGATCATCAAGTAA
- the rpoH gene encoding RNA polymerase sigma factor RpoH: MNTTFALPVPSTSGSLEQYIQAVNSIPMLTPEQETELATRFQQENDLEAARQMVLSHLRVVVSVSRGYAGYGLQQADLIQEGNIGLMKAVKRFEPGRGVRLFSFAIHWIKAEIHEFILRNWRLVRIATTKPQRKLFFNLRSMKSGFSALSEQEAKSIAEDLGVKPEEVREMEIRMTGQDVSLLADNDDEDSYAPIDWLADSHSEPTRALERRAFDHLQSEGLEYALSTLDARSRRIVEARWLADDSGATLHELAAEFGVSAERIRQIEAKALGKMKAALSEGVVLDQ, encoded by the coding sequence ATGAACACAACATTTGCCCTTCCGGTCCCGTCGACCAGCGGCAGCCTGGAGCAGTACATCCAGGCCGTGAACAGCATTCCCATGCTGACGCCGGAACAGGAAACCGAGCTCGCGACCCGTTTCCAGCAGGAAAACGACCTGGAAGCGGCGCGGCAGATGGTGCTGTCGCACCTGCGCGTGGTGGTGTCCGTCTCGCGCGGCTACGCCGGCTACGGCCTGCAGCAGGCCGATCTGATCCAGGAGGGCAATATCGGCCTGATGAAGGCCGTGAAGCGCTTCGAGCCGGGCCGCGGCGTGCGCCTGTTCTCGTTCGCCATCCACTGGATCAAGGCCGAGATCCACGAATTCATCCTGCGCAACTGGCGTTTGGTGCGCATCGCCACCACCAAGCCACAGCGCAAGCTGTTCTTCAACCTGCGCAGCATGAAGAGCGGCTTCTCCGCACTGTCCGAGCAGGAAGCCAAAAGCATCGCCGAAGACCTGGGCGTCAAGCCCGAGGAAGTCCGCGAGATGGAGATTCGCATGACCGGCCAGGATGTGTCGCTGCTGGCCGACAACGACGATGAGGACAGCTACGCGCCGATCGATTGGCTGGCCGACAGCCACAGCGAGCCGACCCGCGCGCTGGAACGCCGCGCCTTCGACCATCTGCAGTCGGAAGGCCTGGAATACGCGCTGTCCACGCTGGACGCGCGCAGCCGCCGCATCGTGGAAGCGCGCTGGCTGGCCGACGACAGCGGCGCCACGCTGCACGAGTTGGCCGCCGAGTTCGGCGTCTCCGCCGAACGCATCCGCCAGATCGAAGCCAAGGCGCTGGGCAAGATGAAAGCCGCGCTCAGCGAAGGCGTGGTGCTGGATCAATAA
- the nusG gene encoding transcription termination/antitermination protein NusG: MAKRWYVVHAYSGFEKSVQKALRERIERSDIADQFGQILVPVEEVVDVKNGRKSITERKFFPGYVLVEMEMTDDTWHLVKSTPKVTGFVGGTANRPAPISKKEVEAIMQQMQEGVEKPKPKVLFEVGEKVRVIDGPFNDFNGSVDEVNYERNKLRVSVQIFGRDTPVELEFSQVEKL; encoded by the coding sequence ATGGCAAAGCGCTGGTATGTGGTACACGCTTACTCTGGTTTTGAGAAGAGCGTGCAAAAAGCGCTGCGTGAACGTATCGAGCGTTCCGACATCGCAGACCAATTTGGTCAGATTCTGGTGCCGGTGGAAGAGGTCGTGGATGTCAAGAACGGCCGCAAGTCCATCACCGAGCGCAAGTTCTTCCCTGGCTACGTGCTGGTGGAGATGGAGATGACCGACGATACCTGGCACCTGGTGAAAAGCACGCCCAAGGTCACCGGTTTTGTTGGCGGCACGGCCAATCGCCCGGCTCCGATCTCCAAGAAAGAGGTTGAGGCCATCATGCAGCAGATGCAGGAGGGCGTGGAGAAGCCGAAGCCGAAGGTGCTGTTCGAAGTGGGTGAGAAGGTCCGCGTCATCGATGGTCCGTTCAATGACTTCAACGGCAGCGTCGACGAGGTGAACTACGAGCGCAACAAGCTGCGCGTGTCGGTTCAGATCTTCGGTCGCGACACGCCGGTGGAGCTGGAATTCAGCCAGGTGGAAAAGCTGTAA
- the ftsY gene encoding signal recognition particle-docking protein FtsY, translated as MFSFFKKKPKPAETPLIETPVADALEPTPPVAPAPQAAVLAAIPAHDAEPAPIAPPVPAQPLPAPTAPAEPAPLKKMSWTERLKAGLAKTRDKLGKSLAGVFGGGKIDEDLYEELETVLLTADMGMDATVHLLGDVRERVSLKGLKDASELKGALKDSLQDLIGPLEVPLNVEGKKPFVIMMTGVNGAGKTTSIGKLAKYYQSQGKSVLLAAGDTFRAAAREQLIAWGERNNVTVIAQQGGDSAAVCYDAIQAAVARGIDIVLADTAGRLPTQLHLMEEIKKVKRVIQKALPDAPHEVVLVLDANIGQNTVNQVKAFDDALGLTGLILTKLDGTAKGGVIAAIAKQRPIPLRFVGVGESIDDLRPFDSRDYIDALFE; from the coding sequence ATGTTTAGCTTCTTCAAGAAAAAACCCAAACCGGCGGAAACGCCGCTGATCGAAACGCCGGTGGCTGACGCGCTGGAACCGACACCCCCCGTCGCGCCGGCGCCGCAGGCAGCCGTACTCGCGGCGATCCCCGCCCATGATGCCGAACCCGCGCCCATCGCCCCCCCTGTGCCCGCCCAGCCTCTGCCGGCTCCTACCGCGCCGGCCGAGCCCGCCCCGCTGAAGAAAATGAGCTGGACCGAACGGCTGAAGGCGGGTCTGGCCAAAACCCGCGACAAGCTCGGCAAGTCGTTGGCCGGCGTATTCGGCGGCGGCAAGATAGACGAAGACCTGTATGAAGAACTGGAAACGGTGCTGCTGACCGCGGACATGGGCATGGATGCCACCGTCCATCTGCTGGGCGATGTGCGAGAGCGGGTGTCGCTGAAGGGACTGAAAGACGCGTCGGAACTGAAGGGCGCGCTGAAGGATTCGCTGCAGGACCTGATCGGCCCGCTGGAAGTGCCGCTGAACGTGGAAGGCAAGAAGCCATTCGTAATCATGATGACCGGCGTCAACGGCGCCGGCAAGACCACCTCCATCGGCAAGCTGGCCAAGTACTACCAAAGCCAGGGCAAGAGCGTGCTGCTGGCGGCCGGCGACACCTTCCGCGCCGCCGCGCGCGAGCAGTTGATCGCCTGGGGCGAGCGCAACAACGTCACCGTGATCGCGCAGCAAGGCGGCGACTCCGCCGCCGTGTGCTATGACGCGATCCAGGCCGCCGTCGCCCGCGGCATCGACATCGTGCTGGCCGACACCGCCGGCCGCCTGCCGACGCAGCTGCACTTGATGGAGGAAATCAAAAAGGTGAAGCGCGTGATCCAGAAGGCGTTGCCCGATGCGCCGCACGAGGTGGTGCTGGTGCTAGACGCCAATATCGGCCAGAACACCGTCAACCAGGTCAAGGCCTTCGACGACGCGCTGGGTCTCACCGGCTTGATCCTGACCAAACTGGACGGCACCGCCAAGGGCGGCGTCATCGCCGCCATCGCCAAGCAGCGGCCGATTCCGCTGCGCTTTGTCGGCGTAGGCGAGAGCATAGACGACCTGCGCCCCTTCGACAGCCGCGACTACATCGACGCCCTGTTCGAATAA
- a CDS encoding YfhL family 4Fe-4S dicluster ferredoxin — protein MSLMITDECINCDVCEPECPNNAISQGEEIYQIDPNLCTQCVGHYDEPQCQQVCPVDCIPLDPSHEETQEALHQKYLKISGQA, from the coding sequence ATGTCTTTGATGATTACCGACGAATGCATCAACTGCGACGTCTGTGAGCCGGAGTGCCCGAACAACGCGATCTCCCAGGGCGAGGAGATCTATCAGATCGATCCCAATCTGTGCACCCAGTGCGTGGGCCACTACGATGAGCCGCAGTGCCAGCAGGTCTGTCCGGTGGACTGCATCCCGCTGGATCCGTCCCATGAGGAGACTCAGGAGGCGCTTCATCAGAAATATTTGAAGATTTCCGGTCAGGCCTGA
- a CDS encoding PglL family O-oligosaccharyltransferase, whose protein sequence is MNFQKISERLALLALCLIAIVPFASRVHFVPLPQWFGEINVIWLLLAACVFLLPGLRLLDGMPRAGWWCLLLAGAWAAQPQFVQLLFPGMSYVTALAWLSSALLASVVVSLRGAFGDREFAVWLARAIIVGGLVQSLIGTAQLTGLAPMLGLFYDGSHPTSNIFGHIGQRNQYAHYLMWSVVSGVYLFAVSRLGKGWLIALVLWMALMLGWAGSRTILLYLVALSALAGLWHWRSRDEASRRMMLAMWSASGAILAAQFALPLFNHLISLLTHADVENASGVARLAANGDDMGARRFAEMHKAWLTFQAHPLWGVGWSQYAAESVRLQPLPQFAAAGYNSGLFTNAHNLLMQLLAEMGGVVTALVVIGFAWAVLPFFRRQAEPEGVLALGCLAVTLTHSMLEYPLWYYYFLAMLVVFMAMAPRDGRLLAWPLRLPLLAALCWVGWLSISTSSMFWELVNLYTPTGNAQKDAKRAERLIEIVETKPLFAYHALYTVDDYLPVNRDNLKQKLALENRLTEFRPYPDVMLKRAQLEILAGERAKAEATLRTTLASFPTYAGQFLETLGEQDPAWEPLRAICREAYDKLPAKFQTLPE, encoded by the coding sequence ATGAATTTTCAGAAGATTTCCGAGCGCTTGGCGTTGTTGGCTTTGTGCCTGATCGCCATTGTGCCCTTCGCCTCGCGCGTCCATTTCGTTCCCCTGCCTCAGTGGTTCGGCGAGATCAATGTGATCTGGCTGCTGCTGGCCGCCTGCGTATTTTTGTTGCCCGGCCTGAGGCTATTGGATGGCATGCCGCGGGCGGGATGGTGGTGCCTGCTGTTGGCCGGCGCCTGGGCGGCGCAACCGCAGTTCGTTCAGCTGCTGTTTCCCGGGATGAGCTATGTCACCGCGCTGGCCTGGCTGTCCTCAGCCCTGCTGGCCTCGGTCGTGGTTTCGCTGCGCGGCGCCTTCGGCGACCGCGAGTTCGCAGTGTGGCTGGCGCGAGCGATCATCGTCGGCGGGCTGGTGCAGTCGCTGATCGGCACCGCTCAGCTGACCGGCCTGGCGCCGATGCTGGGCCTGTTCTACGATGGCTCCCACCCCACCAGCAACATCTTCGGCCATATCGGCCAGCGCAACCAATACGCTCATTATCTGATGTGGTCGGTAGTGTCCGGCGTTTACCTGTTCGCGGTGAGCCGACTGGGCAAGGGTTGGCTGATCGCGCTGGTGTTGTGGATGGCGCTGATGCTGGGTTGGGCGGGTTCGCGCACGATTCTGCTCTACCTGGTGGCGCTGTCCGCGCTGGCCGGCCTGTGGCACTGGCGCAGCCGCGACGAGGCTTCCCGCCGGATGATGCTGGCGATGTGGTCCGCCTCGGGCGCCATCCTGGCCGCGCAGTTCGCGCTGCCGCTGTTCAACCACCTGATTTCGCTGTTGACCCACGCCGACGTCGAGAACGCGTCCGGCGTGGCGCGGCTGGCCGCCAACGGCGACGACATGGGCGCGCGCCGTTTCGCCGAAATGCACAAGGCCTGGCTGACCTTCCAGGCGCATCCGCTGTGGGGCGTGGGCTGGTCGCAGTACGCGGCGGAGAGCGTGCGCCTGCAGCCGCTGCCGCAATTCGCCGCCGCGGGCTACAACAGCGGGTTGTTCACCAACGCCCATAATCTGCTGATGCAGTTGCTGGCCGAGATGGGCGGCGTGGTCACCGCGCTGGTGGTCATCGGCTTCGCCTGGGCGGTGCTGCCCTTCTTCCGCCGCCAAGCCGAGCCGGAGGGCGTGCTGGCCCTGGGTTGCCTGGCGGTGACGCTGACCCACAGCATGCTGGAGTATCCGTTGTGGTACTACTATTTTCTGGCGATGCTGGTGGTGTTCATGGCGATGGCTCCGCGTGACGGACGCCTGCTGGCCTGGCCGTTGCGTCTGCCGCTGCTGGCGGCGCTGTGCTGGGTGGGCTGGCTGTCGATCAGCACCTCGTCGATGTTCTGGGAGCTGGTCAATCTATACACGCCGACCGGCAACGCGCAAAAGGACGCCAAGCGCGCCGAGCGGCTGATCGAGATCGTGGAGACCAAGCCCTTGTTCGCCTATCACGCGCTGTATACGGTGGATGATTACCTGCCGGTGAACCGGGACAATCTGAAGCAGAAGCTGGCGCTGGAAAACCGCCTGACCGAATTCCGCCCCTATCCGGACGTGATGCTCAAGCGTGCGCAGCTGGAAATCCTGGCCGGAGAGCGCGCCAAGGCAGAGGCGACGCTGCGCACCACGCTGGCGTCCTTTCCCACCTATGCCGGGCAGTTCCTGGAGACGCTGGGCGAACAGGATCCTGCCTGGGAGCCGTTGCGCGCGATCTGCCGCGAAGCCTACGACAAGCTGCCGGCCAAGTTCCAGACCTTGCCGGAGTGA
- the rplL gene encoding 50S ribosomal protein L7/L12 yields MAITKEDILEAVAGLTVMELNDLVKAFEEKFGVSAAAVAVAGPAGAGAAAAEEKTEFDVVLTGAGDNKVGVIKVVRAITGLGLKEAKDLVDGAPKNVKEAVSKAEADDIAKQLIEAGAKAEVK; encoded by the coding sequence ATGGCAATCACCAAAGAAGACATCCTCGAGGCCGTTGCTGGTCTGACCGTGATGGAACTGAACGACCTGGTTAAGGCGTTCGAAGAGAAGTTCGGCGTTTCCGCCGCTGCTGTCGCTGTTGCTGGCCCGGCTGGCGCTGGCGCTGCCGCTGCTGAAGAAAAGACCGAGTTCGACGTCGTCCTGACCGGCGCCGGCGACAACAAGGTTGGCGTGATCAAGGTTGTCCGCGCTATAACCGGCCTGGGTCTGAAGGAAGCCAAGGACCTGGTCGACGGCGCTCCGAAGAACGTGAAGGAAGCCGTGTCCAAGGCTGAAGCCGATGACATCGCTAAGCAACTGATCGAAGCCGGTGCCAAGGCTGAAGTCAAATAA
- the ftsX gene encoding permease-like cell division protein FtsX, translating to MKHFLYLNWQSAKQALAKILRQPFGSLLTLLMLALALALPLSLYLAVSSVQDWVGRLTATPQITLFMEQAAEQADIAAVDSTLSHHPKVKGFTFVGKTQALQDLEKRNGLAGLSDGLEGNPLPDAFVVTPKTLEPRELDMLQKELSGLPMVELAQFDASWAKRLYGMVEMGAKLTWFLAAALGLALVLVTHNAIRMQILARQDEIEVSKLIGATDSFIRRPFMYHALWQGVLAALLAWGLSSWLAAMANPAIREFALLYGERVELRSLNLPELAALISVSAALAMLGARLAADHHLRKVEPK from the coding sequence ATGAAACACTTTCTCTACCTGAACTGGCAAAGCGCCAAGCAGGCGCTGGCCAAGATTCTGCGCCAACCCTTCGGCAGCCTTCTGACCCTGCTGATGCTGGCCTTGGCGCTGGCGCTGCCCTTGTCCCTTTACCTCGCCGTCAGCAGCGTGCAGGACTGGGTGGGCCGCCTCACCGCCACGCCGCAGATCACGCTATTCATGGAGCAGGCCGCCGAGCAGGCCGACATCGCCGCCGTCGACAGCACGCTGTCCCATCACCCCAAGGTGAAGGGCTTCACCTTCGTCGGCAAGACCCAGGCGCTGCAAGACCTGGAAAAACGCAACGGGCTTGCCGGCCTGTCAGACGGCCTGGAAGGCAATCCTCTGCCGGATGCCTTCGTAGTGACGCCGAAAACACTGGAACCGCGCGAGCTCGACATGCTGCAGAAGGAACTGTCCGGCTTGCCGATGGTGGAACTGGCGCAATTCGACGCCAGCTGGGCCAAACGCCTGTACGGCATGGTGGAAATGGGCGCCAAGCTGACCTGGTTCCTGGCCGCCGCGCTGGGCCTGGCGCTGGTGCTGGTCACCCATAACGCGATCCGGATGCAGATCCTGGCGCGCCAGGACGAGATCGAGGTATCCAAGCTGATCGGCGCCACCGACAGCTTCATCCGTCGTCCATTCATGTACCACGCCCTGTGGCAGGGCGTGCTGGCCGCGCTCTTGGCCTGGGGACTCTCCAGCTGGCTGGCGGCGATGGCCAACCCGGCCATCCGCGAATTCGCCCTGCTGTACGGCGAGCGGGTGGAGTTGCGCTCGCTGAATCTGCCGGAGCTCGCGGCACTGATCAGCGTCTCCGCCGCGCTGGCGATGCTGGGCGCTCGATTGGCGGCCGACCATCATCTGCGCAAGGTCGAGCCCAAGTAA
- the secE gene encoding preprotein translocase subunit SecE yields the protein MEMQDKIKLFLAGLVVVAGIVGFYLIPDGQGLLRALAFAASIVLAAGVVWTSAPGKGLVVYANESMVEARKVVWPTRKEATQVTLMVFVFVTVLALFMWLVDSSLSWLFYDVILGRGR from the coding sequence ATGGAAATGCAAGATAAGATCAAGTTGTTCCTGGCTGGTCTTGTGGTGGTCGCCGGCATTGTCGGCTTCTACCTGATCCCGGATGGCCAGGGCCTGTTGCGCGCGCTGGCGTTTGCCGCCTCCATCGTGCTGGCTGCCGGCGTGGTGTGGACCTCCGCCCCGGGTAAGGGTTTGGTCGTGTATGCGAACGAGTCCATGGTCGAGGCCCGCAAGGTGGTATGGCCGACGCGCAAGGAGGCGACCCAGGTGACGCTGATGGTGTTTGTATTTGTCACCGTCCTGGCGCTCTTCATGTGGCTGGTGGATTCCAGCTTGTCCTGGTTGTTTTACGATGTGATTCTCGGTCGAGGTAGATAA
- the ftsE gene encoding cell division ATP-binding protein FtsE: protein MIQFDQVTKRYPGGNEALKNLSFTIETGEMVFLAGHSGAGKSTLLKLIAGIERATSGGVLVNGQNLSKLRSSQVPYVRQHLGMVFQDHKILFDRSVFDNVMLPLDIIGFDRRDAAKRVRAALDKVGLLSKEKMMPIRLSGGEQQRLCIARAVVHRPSILLADEPSANLDRAYALDIMELFKSFHQVGVTVLISAHDETLMEDYGRRIIRLREGQFAA, encoded by the coding sequence ATGATACAGTTCGACCAGGTCACCAAGCGCTATCCCGGCGGCAACGAAGCCCTGAAGAACCTGTCGTTCACGATAGAAACCGGCGAGATGGTGTTTCTGGCCGGCCACTCCGGCGCCGGCAAGTCCACCCTGCTGAAGCTGATCGCCGGCATCGAACGCGCTACCAGCGGCGGCGTGCTGGTCAACGGCCAGAACCTCTCCAAGCTGCGCTCAAGCCAGGTGCCCTATGTGCGCCAACACCTGGGCATGGTATTCCAGGACCACAAGATATTGTTCGACCGCAGCGTGTTCGACAACGTGATGCTGCCGCTGGACATCATAGGCTTCGACCGCCGCGACGCCGCCAAACGCGTGCGCGCCGCGCTGGACAAGGTGGGGCTGCTCAGCAAGGAAAAAATGATGCCGATCCGCCTGTCCGGCGGCGAGCAACAGCGGCTGTGCATCGCCCGCGCCGTGGTGCACCGTCCCAGCATCCTGCTGGCCGACGAGCCGTCCGCCAACCTGGACCGCGCCTACGCGCTGGACATCATGGAGCTGTTCAAGTCCTTCCACCAAGTGGGCGTCACCGTGCTGATCTCCGCCCATGACGAAACCCTGATGGAAGACTACGGCCGCCGCATCATCCGCCTGAGGGAAGGACAGTTCGCCGCATGA
- the rplA gene encoding 50S ribosomal protein L1: MAKISKRLQTLKATVDRNKLYAVDEAIALVKAAATAKFDESIDIAVNLGVDPRKSDQVVRGAVVLPRGTGKSVRVAVFAQGANAEAAKAAGADVVGFDDLAEQVKAGNLNFDVVIASPDAMRVVGQLGQILGPRGLMPNPKVGTVTPNVAEAVKNAKAGQVQYRTDKAGIIHATIGRASFEVEALRENFSALVDALVKAKPAASKGVYLKKIAVSSTMGVGARVDTATVSA; encoded by the coding sequence ATGGCTAAGATCTCCAAGCGCCTGCAAACTCTGAAGGCTACCGTCGATCGCAACAAGCTGTACGCTGTTGATGAAGCTATTGCCCTGGTTAAGGCTGCCGCCACCGCCAAGTTCGACGAGTCGATCGACATCGCCGTGAACCTAGGCGTGGATCCGCGTAAATCCGACCAGGTCGTCCGTGGCGCTGTTGTGCTGCCGCGCGGCACTGGCAAGAGCGTGCGCGTTGCCGTGTTCGCTCAAGGCGCCAACGCTGAAGCCGCCAAGGCTGCCGGCGCTGACGTGGTGGGTTTCGATGATCTGGCCGAGCAAGTCAAGGCCGGCAACCTGAACTTCGACGTCGTGATCGCTTCCCCGGACGCCATGCGCGTTGTGGGTCAGCTGGGCCAAATCCTGGGTCCGCGCGGTCTGATGCCGAACCCGAAGGTTGGCACCGTGACCCCGAACGTCGCCGAAGCCGTGAAGAACGCCAAGGCGGGTCAGGTTCAATACCGTACCGACAAGGCGGGTATCATTCACGCCACCATCGGCCGCGCTTCGTTCGAAGTTGAAGCTCTGCGCGAAAACTTCTCCGCTCTGGTGGATGCCCTGGTGAAAGCCAAGCCGGCAGCCTCCAAGGGCGTGTATCTGAAAAAGATCGCCGTTTCCAGCACCATGGGCGTCGGCGCTCGAGTAGATACCGCTACCGTCAGCGCCTAA
- the rplJ gene encoding 50S ribosomal protein L10 translates to MSLNIEDKKAVVAEVAAQLAEAQTLVIAEYRGIEVSSMTKLRAQARESGVYLRVLKNTLVRRAVEGTPFAGLADQMVGPLVYAVSADPVAAAKVLHQFAKADDKIIVKAGSYDGQVLNAAQVAELASIPSREELLSKLLYVMQAPVAGFARALAALAEKQAEAA, encoded by the coding sequence TTGAGTCTCAATATCGAAGATAAAAAGGCGGTCGTAGCTGAAGTTGCTGCTCAACTGGCAGAAGCTCAGACCCTCGTTATCGCTGAATATCGGGGCATCGAGGTTAGCAGCATGACCAAACTCCGCGCTCAGGCGCGCGAGAGCGGCGTTTACTTGCGCGTTCTGAAGAACACGCTGGTGCGTCGCGCCGTGGAAGGCACTCCGTTCGCCGGCCTGGCTGACCAAATGGTCGGTCCGCTGGTTTACGCCGTTTCCGCCGACCCGGTTGCTGCTGCCAAGGTGCTGCATCAATTTGCCAAGGCTGACGACAAAATCATCGTCAAGGCAGGTTCCTACGATGGTCAGGTGCTGAACGCCGCTCAGGTTGCTGAGCTCGCGTCCATCCCGAGCCGCGAAGAACTGCTGTCCAAGCTTCTCTACGTTATGCAGGCTCCGGTCGCTGGCTTCGCCCGCGCGCTGGCTGCATTGGCCGAGAAGCAAGCCGAAGCCGCTTAA